A stretch of Spirochaeta cellobiosiphila DSM 17781 DNA encodes these proteins:
- a CDS encoding leucine-rich repeat domain-containing protein: MTELEDFELKIMSSNKEEEGEAKTILMASKDLKNILWDKYQALLTLFSDKKTKTEIFKGMKKIEKIVYPSALNTMWTGIDFSSVRAEIPRLSDDFFDYPFLQDIWRLDLSNKKTTEISDKISQLKNLKEVFFNHNDSLPKHLFSIKSLETLVSRFNNIQTIPDEIQNLTSLQGLNIADNPIEVFPKVISNLTNLTWLNIKNTNITEIPEEIGKLTKLEQPNFENCRIKKLPESFWQLREFRYMLFSFSNLEEIPDNLPDYPRLDKFDIRGTNIPQDRIEKLIDQFGDKVSY; the protein is encoded by the coding sequence ATGACTGAATTAGAAGATTTTGAATTAAAAATTATGTCCTCTAACAAGGAAGAAGAAGGGGAAGCCAAAACTATTTTAATGGCATCTAAAGATCTAAAAAACATACTATGGGACAAATACCAGGCATTATTAACTCTATTCTCTGATAAGAAAACTAAAACTGAAATCTTTAAAGGAATGAAAAAAATAGAAAAGATAGTTTACCCCTCTGCATTAAATACAATGTGGACAGGTATAGATTTCTCATCAGTAAGAGCGGAGATTCCCAGGTTATCAGATGATTTTTTTGATTATCCTTTTCTTCAGGATATATGGCGATTGGATTTATCAAATAAAAAAACTACTGAGATTTCAGACAAGATCTCTCAACTAAAGAATCTTAAAGAGGTTTTCTTCAATCATAATGATTCCTTACCTAAACATCTTTTTTCAATAAAATCACTAGAAACCCTAGTTAGTAGATTCAACAATATACAAACCATACCCGATGAAATTCAAAATCTAACATCTTTACAAGGATTGAATATAGCTGACAATCCAATAGAAGTGTTTCCGAAAGTTATATCTAACTTAACTAATCTAACTTGGCTAAATATCAAAAACACGAATATCACAGAAATACCAGAAGAAATTGGTAAACTCACAAAACTTGAACAACCTAATTTTGAAAACTGTAGAATCAAAAAGCTTCCCGAGTCCTTCTGGCAGCTAAGGGAATTCAGATATATGCTTTTTAGTTTTTCTAATTTAGAGGAAATCCCCGACAACCTTCCTGACTACCCTAGATTAGATAAATTTGATATCAGAGGAACAAATATCCCTCAAGACAGAATAGAGAAACTAATCGATCAATTTGGAGACAAGGTATCATATTAA
- a CDS encoding TetR/AcrR family transcriptional regulator: protein MLEKKKIKTSFKDSLFLLMLDNQYDILTVEEIAYKAGYSRRTFYRYFSSKNELLKYGLSQIIDEYTLALTKEVNLSVENIANIFFNFWFTHVDLFYSLNESDLLFELLNIMNIKIPQIHKSLKDRIPEYGKQEEVNYVLYYSIGGFWNLLVQWMANGREETPEQFRLVLKHVIDSIQIKDKEYDKNKVL, encoded by the coding sequence GTGCTTGAAAAAAAGAAAATTAAAACGTCTTTCAAAGATTCTTTATTTTTACTGATGTTGGATAATCAATATGATATTCTTACTGTAGAAGAAATCGCATATAAAGCAGGTTATTCCCGTAGAACATTCTATCGTTATTTTTCCTCTAAAAATGAGTTGCTTAAATATGGGCTTTCACAAATTATTGATGAATATACATTAGCGCTAACAAAAGAAGTTAATTTATCTGTAGAGAATATAGCCAATATTTTCTTTAATTTTTGGTTTACCCATGTTGATCTTTTTTACTCATTAAACGAATCAGATTTACTTTTTGAATTATTAAATATAATGAACATAAAAATACCACAGATACATAAGTCTCTAAAAGACAGGATCCCAGAATACGGTAAGCAGGAAGAAGTGAACTATGTCTTATATTATAGTATAGGAGGATTTTGGAACCTTCTTGTTCAGTGGATGGCAAATGGCAGAGAAGAGACTCCGGAACAATTTAGATTAGTATTAAAGCACGTTATTGATTCCATTCAAATCAAGGATAAAGAATATGATAAAAATAAGGTCTTATAG